The sequence GCTTCATGGGATCGCATGCTTTTGGAACAAACGAGTCAAACGAGTCCTACACGATACGTTTTAGAATTCAATGGAACTTCATTAATAATTGAGGATCGATTCAACACTTTCAGATATGAACCTACTTTAACGAAAGAAAATTATTTAAAGAGATATAAAATCAAGGAACCCCTTTTAACGCCTGGCACATACGAAAATTACACGATAACGCAAAGTGGCAGCATGTACACACTTAAGGTCGAAGGCAAACCAGGATTCACTTACAATTTGGAAAAGGAGGGGCCGCGGATCCTAGTGGGTGAAGACGGTGTCCGGTATTCCTCAAGGATCTATTTGGATACATTGGAGACGGTCACCGACGATATAACACCGGAACGATTAAAAGTCGCATCACAAAATGAACATACATTTTTGATTGAATGGGGCTTAGACTCGATGGATAGAGGAAATCACGACTTCGAATCTCATGAGCACGGGCAGCTTGTCGTTTCAACTGATTTCGACGAGTTCAAACGAGGCCAGGCCGTTTATTATCATATGCCATCCTCCGTCCTCGCTAAAAATACAGAAGTTCCTGATATGTATATCGGAAGGGTTGTAGGATTGCCTGGTGAAACGGTAGAAATTAAAGGCGGCCAAGTGTATATCGATGGAAAGATGCTTGATACGTTTTATGGTAAAGCAACAAGGCGTGGCTTGGGCGAGAAAGAGTACTTTGAATTAACTCCTCGCAACGCGATTGTGGATGCACAATCAACAAGGGACTATTTCAATATGGACATGGCAGCTGTATCTGTAAAGAAAGATACGGTGTTCATCCTCGTTGATCAATGGTGGAGAGGTTACGATAGCCGCGAGTATGGTCCTCTGCCCATTGAAAAGATCGAAGGAATCATTACCGGCACTGCAGAATAATGTGTTATCTGTAGACAAACAAAGGCAGGCATTTTTGAATTAGATTTCCATATAACAGTAGTCATACCGCCATCTATCAGCGGTATGGCTCTTTTTCTAATTGCTTTCGATGCCCACAGGCTAATGCTAAAAAAACCCGCCATTAAATTGTCATAAACTCTCTCAGCCCATCTCTATCAAGCTTTATAGACTAATAATGCGTTTCATCTCCTCTCCTATCAATTGACGTTAATTAGTAGACCCCCTAAACTATGTATATTAGTTGAGGGGGTCTACTATATTGAAAGAGCAATTAAAAGAAGCTGTAGAGTTATTTGAGGAAGTGTTGATTTACGGAACGGAACACGTCATGAAGTCCGTTGATATCGATATTTGGAAAGAGTATTCTCCTGAACAGATACAGGTTCTAAAAATCTTGGAGACTCAGGGACCTTTATCGAACACAAAACTTGCAGAAATCCAAGGAGTCCATAAAAGCGCTATTTCAACGCGATTGAAAAAGCTTGAACAAATGGGACTTGTCCAATCGAGTCGTGATCCACATGATCAACGGGCTAAAGTAGTGCTGCTGACGGAGGCTGGTACTGAAATTCTCAAAGTCTCAAGTGAAGCCGTCTATGACAGTATCATGAAACTGTTCGGAGACCAGATCGATGAACGAGAACTCCAATCATTCGTGGAGACGTTCCGCAAATTAAAATCAATTCTTCAATTTAAGGGGATGTAACTGTTGAGAAATATATTAAAATTCAAATGGCCGATTTTCATCGGGCTACTCATTATGAC is a genomic window of Sporosarcina oncorhynchi containing:
- a CDS encoding MarR family winged helix-turn-helix transcriptional regulator, which gives rise to MKEQLKEAVELFEEVLIYGTEHVMKSVDIDIWKEYSPEQIQVLKILETQGPLSNTKLAEIQGVHKSAISTRLKKLEQMGLVQSSRDPHDQRAKVVLLTEAGTEILKVSSEAVYDSIMKLFGDQIDERELQSFVETFRKLKSILQFKGM
- the lepB gene encoding signal peptidase I, with protein sequence MKHLSDEDMEQDFENLKNAFQPTPVQKEKARRLLFQQQSSKKKFRMKSLLPSIVSLIVLFSVGIGLYINIGESGTTNVTASWDRMLLEQTSQTSPTRYVLEFNGTSLIIEDRFNTFRYEPTLTKENYLKRYKIKEPLLTPGTYENYTITQSGSMYTLKVEGKPGFTYNLEKEGPRILVGEDGVRYSSRIYLDTLETVTDDITPERLKVASQNEHTFLIEWGLDSMDRGNHDFESHEHGQLVVSTDFDEFKRGQAVYYHMPSSVLAKNTEVPDMYIGRVVGLPGETVEIKGGQVYIDGKMLDTFYGKATRRGLGEKEYFELTPRNAIVDAQSTRDYFNMDMAAVSVKKDTVFILVDQWWRGYDSREYGPLPIEKIEGIITGTAE